GCCCGCGCGGCCGCGAGCGTCTCGTCGGGGAGCGGCACGCCGACAGCGTCCAGCGCGGCGCCGCCCATCAGCATTTCCTGGAACCGGAGCTCGAACCCTGTGGCGCAAGGGAAACAACGGTTCAGCGTCACCCTGCGAGTAGTCGGTGTTTGCGAGACAGAGCGAGATGGAGTTGAGCTTAGCTTGCCTTCCTTGGAGCCAACGAGGGAGAGGGCGTCCTTGGCGACGGCGACCACCTCCGGTCCGATGCCGTCGCCGGGTAGGAGCGTAATTTCGTAGCTCCTCGCCGCGGCGGAGGGCCGGAAGGCCACCATCGGACGCCgcggccgcgccgccgcgccggcGCTCCGCCGGCCGGAGAGGGTCAGTGTTTTGAACGGCGTAGCTTGGAGCTGATTCATCGCTAGCGCGGCGGCGGAGGGCAGCCGCCGGTTATCGTCGTTCTCTTGGGGGATTAGGGAGTCAGCGAACTAGCTAGGGGGGTTTGCCCTGCGTTTAGGTAGGTGGGCCTATACGATGAACTATAAATGCCAACGGCCCAATAGAACTGCGGCCAGCGGCCGAGTGTCTAGCCGGCCCATGGGTTCATCGAACTCTGCCCCTAGTGTTAAAAAAGCAACTACTTTATCCGGCCCTAAATACTTATTGGCACGTCCTAAAAAAAAATTATAGGCAAACTGCGAAGCTATTTAAGGCCAAAGGAAGTACATAAAATTTTTGACCTTGAAAAGAGAAGCAAAATTTTATCCACGCTAACACACCCGTATGGGAGAAGTACAAAGCAAGGGAGCCGACCTACAAGTTGATGTCCGGTTATGTTTGGTTGTTGCTCTTTATCTCTCGTGTTAAGCCGACACTCGAGAACCAAGTGCTTCCTTGGTGGCTAGAGCTCGCCCACTTGGGTTAGGTTAGAGTGGAATGTGGTGCTTGTCCGATTAAATGAGTGTTACTCGTGTAAAAAACATCTGAGAGGTCGCATCATCAACCTAACAACGTATATTTTAATGGAGGGGTTGATCTCTCTTTAGCCACATTATTCCTAGAAAGACCGCGATACTACCCATCCTCTGAGAGCCTCCCCACGGGCACACCAGCGATGGTCGTTCAATTCCATGAAACAATCCAGTTTTTTTCTATGCAATTCAATATTGTTGTTGAATCTAGTGTCTTACTTTGTTCACTTTAGAAATAAATACAACTCATACAACCCTCGATGGCCGATGGGACCTTGTGTGCGTGGGACAGTGAGATCAAGGCATGGAGTTCTTGAAGTCACTTTGCTCCCTTTGATTCATGCGTATGGGGCCTTTGGCCAACCCAGCCAGCCGACCCACTCGCAGTGGCATATTCATCGCATCTCCGCCATTGAATTGACCAAAAAATAGTATTTTTTCCATCCCACATTGAACCACAACAGTTGGATTCGGTTAACTTTTATTTCACTTTGGTTTTGCCTGAATGGCTTGATAACATGTGGGTCAATGTCTATAGGTGAGGCCGTGGATCTGTGACAACCAAATCTTCTTCTCATGTCGCTTGTTTTGGCTCGGTGGGTGAAACCCTAGAAAATCCCCCCACCAGCGCCACTCACCTTTGCCTCCCTCCCTCCCCTCTCCATGGACGAAGACCATAGTCAAGCACCAACAAAACTACGCTATTATCAATTAATATTTATGTCACATGAAAAACTGGTTCAACATAGCAAATTATGTATTATTTCATTTTGCTAGCTCACGAGAGGCTCATTTTTTTTCCATTAAGATAATAATCAAATTCATGTAATTTCAAATATATATGGTTATCTCAAGACTCCTTGGATCAATTTCTCGGACTAAATCTCttagaggtgctcataggggttttTAATGAGAAACAATCACTGCATACTAGATTATGTCGCTATCAACTATAGCCACATGATAATATGTAGGTGTGTAGTATACAATTCGTCTATTTCTTATAGCAGCTAGGACGGACAAATCAAATCTTCTTATGGTTCTATTTATTTAAGAATAGGTATGCCATACACTTCTCAGGAATTGTAATTCAATTGGTCAGGAAGATATAGGTTCGAGCCCCGTCGGtcccgaactagggtttgatgaaaTGGAGAAAttcatatttccttttttccatgaAAAAAGGCGTGGGGGCAAGATCAAATACCCATATGGCACCTTTAATTCGCTTTTTTATTTTGCATCTCTGATTAAAGAGGGAGGGTATGTGGGTGTTTACAGGGATGAGTATACGCACGTCTGTTAGCGTCTATGTCCGtattgtgtttcgcaaaaaaaatagagagagagagtTCTTTTTTTATGGATAGGGAGAGTTTAttttagggagagagagagagtttgtCAAAAGGCTAGAAGAAAATGTGACCATATTTAAGAAAATTTATGTCCAACACCCCAATTTAAATCAACACGACGGGAAGAATATCAAATGTAATTTTTGTTAAAAAAAGCGAAGACAAATCGCGACTGGAGAACGATGGCTCCTGGGAAGCGAGGCAAGGCCAAAGGTGGCCaagcgccggccgccgccgcgagcgccgccgccaccaccggcgGGGAGTTCCCAGGCTGCCTCCGCCTGATGCCTCCGTCCACCGTCGCCATCTCTGTGCACGCCAAGCCGGGCTCCAAGGTCGCCACCATCACCGGTCCGTACTCCCCGTCTCCGCCCTCCTCGCCGATCCCCTTCCTAATAGAGAAGCTAACCCTTGCTTAAAAATTCGCAGAGATCGGGGAGGAGGCCGTCGGGGTGCAGATCGACGCGCCGGCGAGGGACGGGGAGGCCAACGCCGCCCTTGTCGACTTCATCAGCTCGGTAATCTACTGCTTATTATTTGCCCCGGTTACACAGTAGTGCTTGATCTCGACGAACTGGCCATCTTGATGTTGATTGATAGTTCAATTGTATTGTCATGAAGTAGATGAATAAGATGGTTTAAGAGAGATGATGCTGGTTTGAAAATTGGGATTGCAAGATTGGGACATACGGTATGATTAGCTTTTGCTGTCTGCTGATGCACTACATGTTGCATACTGATGATAAAAAAAAGTAATTTATTTTCTGGCATGCGGGATGATCGTGCCTTTTTAGTCAACTTCGGGTTGACCTGAGATATTATATCAAAGTTGAGACGTTTAGCATGTAGGAACTGCTGATATGCATGTAGAATTGGTATATTGAACAGTCAAGAGGACATGGATCAGAGGAGCTTACTTGGCTTGGAGATATGTGATATTCTTGAATTTCGGATCTCTTTTCTTTTTCCCTGAAGCATTGCAATTGAATCTGACATATTAGCCTCGGTGTGACTGCAACTGCAAGATTTGCCTCTTTGGTCATTCTACTTCAACATCTTAGATTAATTCCCAATGCCTGGAGTGCTCCCTTGGAGAAAGATATCATTTCAGTCCGTGTCTTTATGATTCTGTCAAGGGCAGATTGAGGATTTGAACTTTGATTGATCTTAAGAACACAGAGAACTCCTGTTTTTTTTGTTTACCAGAATCTACTAAATTATGTGGCCATTTGCACCTAACTGCTCAGGCATGCCTTTTTCTCAAACCCGCACCTAAGCAGCCTAAGCATATGCATTATCTCGATCCCACAACCTAAGCTTCCTAAGCATGCCGAGCTGATAGTTACCGTTCATAATCCAATTTGCACTATCATTTATCTCGTTTTAGCTCCCGCCGTCTGTATCACTGTCAAATTTCAGCTCAAAGAGTTAAATCCATGGACAAAACAGCAGTTGTATCATTGGTTGGTGCCTTATTGGTCATTGATTGAAAATAGGCACATTTTCCAGTGATTAGTTCATAAATCAAGAGGGAATCAAAAGCTGTTAGACTTGCATTCACTGGTTTAACATGGCGATCTATTAAAGATGTTGTCATCTCTTAAACGATTTGATATTTCATTTTTTTAGCTCCCATACGAGTCTCTTATAACCTTGTGTAAATATGCAGGTACTCGGAGTGAAGAAAAGAGAAGTATCCATCGGTTCTGGTTCAAAATCGAGGGAGAAGGTTGTCCTAGTGCAGGACGTGACGCTCGGAAGCGTTTTCGAGGCCTTAAAGAAGGCatgtaattcttcatgatgtatgtTCACCATGTATAACTTAGCTGTATCAGCTAGACTACTGCTCTTTCTCCAGTATAAATTGAATGAACCCTGTAAATGGAAATCTTTGAAAATCGTCCATGTCTTTTGAGATCATGATGCAGGAAACGATTTTTTTCTGAAGAAAGGGTAACAGAGATCAGAGATGGTTTGGCATGACAGGGCGGATCACCATGCATGTATCTTTCTTTTAACTTGAGCATGTGTGCGCATCCTTCCTTCCAAGTATTCCTGCTTGGTTAAGGAGTTTAAGAAAGGAATAAAGGCCATTTGGGCTAGCTCTTCCTATGGAAGGAAAGCACATTCGGCAGATAATAACTTCTCCGTCTGTCCATCTCCTCCTGATCCTCATCCAgcatatgcaaacatttattactaCACCGACCGCACGTCGCAGGTATGCTTTTTATTTCCTTTTAGTAGCCCGTTTCACAGTCTTCAGTTTACACTTGCAACTaggcatttttatttcgtttttcctTTAGATGGCAACATGTAAATGTTGAATAGGAGTACTAATGACTTATATGGAGTATATCTCATTATCTCAAAGAGTTCAATACCCATTGCGCTAATACATGCTCACTCTGATATGCAGTAGTAAACCAACGGAAACACTGAGAACCAATAATGGCTGAATCTCCCTCGACCACTATCATATTGCAGCCATTTAACGATTGGGAAATCGAGCTATTGATTCTCTTCAGCTTTGCCTTGCAACTCTTCCTCTTTTTCTTCGGTGGCCTTCGGCGTCGCAACAACCATATGCTACTTCAGCTTCTGCTTTGGTTGGCGTACCTATCGGCTGACGCTATATGCACTAGGCCACTTATCCCGTCATTTGGCCACGACCACATGCAGTGGTGATAAATTAGTAAAGTCGAACCAAAACCAGCTACTCAAACTCTTGTGGGCACCTTTTCTTCACCTTGGCGGTCAAGACACTCTAACTGCTTTTTCCATTGAGGACAATGAGCTATGGTTGAGGCACATGCTAAATCTGCTAGTCCAAGCCTCCCTAGTTTCGTATGTACTCTGCAAAGCTGTGGCATATGACCGACTTGCAGTCCCGGCTATCTTTGTATTTGTCACGGGGATTATCAAGTATGGAGAGAGGATATGGGCACTCAAGCAGGGAAGCAAGAAATACCTTACGAGCTTCAACCGCAGAGAAGCGGCGGGATCATCTGAATTACAACAACGACAAGGTGCAACCGAGCTGATGTATCCAATAATTGTGAAGTGTGCTCTTGACTATGAAAAAACTGTCAGGTATTTATTCGCAGGACAGACATGGCCCCAGATGTCAATGGAGCTACGTCAGTCGTTCCGCAATTTCGATGAAGAAAACCATGGGGAAGGAGATGATTCTGAGCTAGTTTTCAAAAGGATAGAGCTTGAGCTTAGTATCATGTATGACCTCCTCTTCACAAAGTATAGGATTATCCACACAACTTTTGGTACTGTCCTTGGTTGCATCTCATTCACCTCCACGGTGGTTGCCTTCATGCTCTTCGTTATGATGGGTGACAAGCAACATACATTTTTTCCGTCGTAGATACCACTATAACCTATGTATTATTCATAGGGGCTATTTGCTTAGAATGTTGTTCAGTCTTTATTTCTGATGATGTCTCCGCAAACATGGGAAACTTTGGCAGCTCAAGGGTGTCACCTGCTCGCTCGAGTAGCCTGGTCTATCTTGGTGAAGATGAAGCCAGAGACTAGGCCATTGGTGGTCAAACTCTATGGGGCAGTACAACTTGGTAGACTCATGCATGGCTGACAACAAGTCTGCGGGTAGCTTCTTCACCAAGATGGTTGGTATGGTTGGACTTGGTGAGCTCTGGCACAAAATGCGGCACATCAAGTATGTCCAAGTTCCGGCAGGGATCAAGCAGCTGATCCGCAAGACATCCTATGAACTTCGTCAAGATCCCGTATTGGCTATTCTCAGATTGCCGGTTTCAATGTCTCAGTTTAAAGAAGATATCGATGAGTTGCCCTTCGCGTTGGCCTTCTTACAGCTACACATTCGCACAGACTTCTGGTTATGAAGTATACATATGTCAGCGGTGGACATACCCGAAGAGACGCAAAAACTCATGGATCAATCTAAGGTGATATCTGACTACATGATCCACCTGCTGGTGGTGAACCCTGCCATGCTGTCAGTCGGCAGCGAAGTGGACAAGTACGTGGAATGCTTCAAGTATGAAGTTAGGACAAACATTGAAGCGTCATCGGATATCATAAACGATGAAGCCTTTACTGACGATTCCTGTTTTCGTTGGAGGGCCTGGGGTTGGAGGAGGAGCACCATGCGGTTTTCAGTGTGCTCCAGGAGGTGTGGGTGCGGCTGCTCCTGTACGCAGCTGGCAAGTGCCGCCCAGAGGAGCACGCCCGGCGGCTATCCATGGGAGGAGAGTTTCTCACCCTTGTTTGGCTAGCCATGCTGCACCGGGCGATGGGAGACCAGGCTGGTTTGAGGCTCCATCCTATGCTACCGGGGGATGAAATACAAGTGTCAACTAGTTCCGCCGATAGGGTTGACTGTCCCCTGTTTGGTCATTGATCAGACAAAAAAGAAGCACCGTCACATACACTACGGGAAAAACAGGCGTCGCCGTGCGGCTTTTCTTTGCCGTGAGCTactgcacggcaaagaaatctttgccgtgagCACACAGTAGGACGCACGG
This region of Lolium perenne isolate Kyuss_39 chromosome 2, Kyuss_2.0, whole genome shotgun sequence genomic DNA includes:
- the LOC127336643 gene encoding uncharacterized protein yields the protein MAPGKRGKAKGGQAPAAAASAAATTGGEFPGCLRLMPPSTVAISVHAKPGSKVATITEIGEEAVGVQIDAPARDGEANAALVDFISSVLGVKKREVSIGSGSKSREKVVLVQDVTLGSVFEALKKACNSS